CAGCTGTTATTGCTGAGGTTCAAAACTGCCGACTTTATTGCTTAAGTTAATGTTAGCAGCATCTTGTGAAGCTTGAGGAGCATTGATATTAGAGCCATTAGACATTTGGTTTTCAGCATATTCAACCATTTTCTTAACCATTTGTCCACCAACGGCACCACACTCACGAGAAGTCATATTCCCCCAATAACCAGACTTATACTCATCACTAACATTAAGCT
This region of Selenihalanaerobacter shriftii genomic DNA includes:
- a CDS encoding alpha/beta-type small acid-soluble spore protein, with protein sequence LNVSDEYKSGYWGNMTSRECGAVGGQMVKKMVEYAENQMSNGSNINAPQASQDAANINLSNKVGSFEPQQ